A window of Babesia microti strain RI chromosome III, complete genome contains these coding sequences:
- a CDS encoding CCR4-NOT transcription complex subunit 1 (overlaps_old_locusTagID:BBM_III01295), protein MESEVGKYLSRFYSGAITVQQMTDMMQAMGSSANDSKNYKIFEGILNVLLSECKFYPKYPAEELRLTAELFGSLLDRKLFLHRIEQLAAALDFILEGLRQSVSTKLYQFGYIALMRFQGNVMQYPSFATRLSTIPTNDIALESLQRSCIEFVRSLPEEERNLICLDQGPPGPRQQTTAPITHGENDVQSPFQLINQIIKWEGTKEDRSGLELIGTSKLKGGMESFGAGEMERLMDKIAEHPCITPPRAQIAERVFGAFNNICAANVSIKASEIAPLIEPQHLNWLSLYIVKCRASKEPNLQDVFVRFVELLGIPKIFDLVLTITYACIKVCLQYTEELKLLASYRTLLKNLGLWLGKVTLARDVPIMSRHVDLKALTIEAYERGHLYCMLPFTIKTLEGVRESKIFKPPNPWTVALLSLLIEIHDLPDLKTNLVFEIALLFNSIGVDIDSERGRLKRNSLESRSRSLDPADFVPQVAPQDAANTANTANTANTANTANTANTANTANTANTANTANTANTANTANTANTANTANTANTANTANTANTANTANTANTANTANTANTANIANTVNTAHAAQNASLVNLIVHVMNRGLFTAHGLAVGEVKPPIDTPILEYGGYADMFLKQLPKLVVISPTIALFEIQPHLKSIIPLAVDRAVRKVLPGIERHCISIAKVASIHLVSKDFSAHDGELARRAARLSASSLAGSLALVTCKEPLRLACHESLRLALQQHRTKDSNDQILIEQIVQVLTNDNLMVISQIVTKAVVERASKLFEDFFPSEPQPFGEVPIKLPPYLQLSNPPSPAQLNVYRHLVSEAEAEGADAAPEQQEPSLRAQDAVQAGIRARGEGDAAQAAAIGGPLYELSFDSELVAHLLLLYYRAEDEVMARQGGEAGPQAQDVVRLIVDGLPQGLIASLAEGLGDSSAPAKQDICEGLLGLFCSSFWGFQPRAKLATQAEPGGPPRRTGGALDVSQIAAGQQLFQRMIRRWTALCRDPMINTQGTRLGYVWTKFDEKMRLSSAMERLGRPEFYRSLLPCVPESDFDCLIKLVQGIDLLEKLKVPANLRALVDAACDDALNGGLEGGQQRTCRLFLQLIDGYLATPTSLGLTAASLIAQALLRLFPLSSSEAPSTPFGGWYKVASHAHLTTKLLSAPAQWPLLFQLLKRIIIHDSAFNGLAAEDSGSQVAMILCDISIGCPEFIVKYHMPLLSHLPQSRRDLWNLVTSAAPRNSVIPDPRACDEVELLPGSSVDVDRPIFSTLLLHGPLLAAIEQFLRKVAAPIDDIQEFDLLVTIRNSFYSHLHRLHLRHRPDLLAGSDFSEDCLDYTLTLQLLFSLLSLQYERSSDESLQAQLNSLVLFLLMSTEGNVRKWLIKALTAFLRYPNRQTLHFSKLYQWLVLEGRDGQLGFELVHEVYTALSCPKPQAWGVTLVLLEVLKMDVRSMGAFANRQEFLEQLFALVHRLFGGDVPGAHCDPAWNTWNGPH, encoded by the coding sequence ATGGAGAGCGAAGTGGGCAAGTACCTCTCTCGTTTTTACAGCGGGGCCATAACCGTCCAGCAAATGACAGACATGATGCAAGCTATGGGAAGTAGTGCCAATGACTCCAAAAACTACAAGATATTTGAGGGTATTCTTAATGTGTTGCTGTCGGAGTGTAAATTTTACCCAAAGTACCCTGCAGAAGAACTAAGGCTAACGGCCGAACTTTTTGGGTCCCTCTTAGACAGGAAGCTTTTCCTCCACCGCATAGAGCAGCTGGCAGCTGCTCTGGATTTTATCCTCGAGGGACTGCGGCAAAGCGTAAGCACTAAGCTATATCAATTTGGGTATATTGCACTGATGCGTTTCCAGGGCAACGTAATGCAATACCCTTCCTTTGCGACTAGATTATCTACGATTCCTACCAACGATATAGCACTGGAAAGCCTGCAGCGTTCATGCATTGAATTTGTTAGGTCTCTGCCCGAGGAGGAGAGGAATCTTATTTGTCTGGACCAGGGCCCACCCGGGCCTAGACAACAAACTACAGCGCCCATAACCCATGGGGAAAATGACGTGCAAAGCCCCTTCCAGCTGATAAACCAGATAATAAAATGGGAAGGCACTAAGGAGGACCGTTCTGGCCTTGAACTGATCGGCACCAGCAAGCTAAAGGGGGGAATGGAATCTTTTGGCGCTGGAGAAATGGAGCGACTGATGGATAAGATCGCTGAGCACCCCTGCATAACCCCGCCCCGGGCCCAGATAGCAGAGAGAGTTTTCGGGGCGTTCAACAACATATGCGCGGCAAATGTATCAATCAAGGCCTCTGAGATAGCCCCGCTTATTGAACCACAGCATCTGAATTGGCTGTCCCTATACATCGTTAAGTGCCGGGCGAGCAAAGAGCCCAATCTGCAAGACGTATTCGTCAGATTTGTCGAGCTACTGGGGATACCCAAAATCTTTGACCTAGTGCTGACCATCACCTACGCATGCATTAAGGTCTGCCTCCAGTACACCGAAGAGCTGAAACTCTTGGCTTCATACCGAACGCTTTTGAAGAATTTAGGGCTATGGCTGGGGAAGGTGACTCTGGCAAGAGACGTGCCCATAATGTCAAGGCATGTGGATCTAAAAGCACTGACAATTGAAGCCTACGAACGGGGCCACCTCTATTGCATGCTACCATTCACGATCAAGACGCTCGAGGGGGTGCGGGAGAGCAAGATTTTCAAACCCCCAAACCCGTGGACTGTGGCACTGCTATCGCTTTTGATTGAGATCCATGACCTGCCGGACCTTAAGACAAACCTCGTCTTTGAGATAGCGCTGCTTTTTAATTCGATTGGAGTGGACATAGACAGCGAGCGGGGGAGGCTGAAGCGGAATAGCCTCGAGTCCAGAAGTAGGTCGCTGGACCCAGCAGATTTTGTCCCCCAGGTGGCACCGCAGGACGCAGCAAATACAGCAAACACAGCAAATACAGCAAATACAGCAAACACAGCAAATACAGCAAATACAGCAAATACAGCAAACACAGCAAATACAGCAAATACAGCAAACACAGCAAATACAGCAAATACAGCAAACACAGCAAATACAGCAAATACAGCAAACACAGCAAACACAGCAAATACAGCAAATACAGCAAACACAGCAAACACAGCAAATACAGCAAACACAGCAAACACAGCAAATACAGCAAATACAGCAAACATAGCAAACACAGTAAACACAGCGCATGCGGCACAGAATGCCTCGCTCGTAAACCTCATCGTGCATGTGATGAACAGGGGCCTCTTCACGGCCCATGGACTGGCCGTCGGAGAGGTAAAACCACCCATAGACACTCCCATACTCGAATACGGGGGCTACGCAGACATGTTTCTAAAACAATTACCCAAACTAGTGGTCATCTCGCCCACCATAGCCCTGTTCGAAATACAGCCGCACCTCAAGTCCATCATACCGCTGGCCGTGGACCGAGCGGTACGTAAAGTGCTGCCCGGAATAGAACGCCACTGCATATCCATTGCCAAGGTAGCCTCCATCCATCTGGTCTCAAAGGACTTTTCTGCCCACGACGGCGAACTGGCCCGCCGGGCCGCCCGTCTATCGGCCTCGTCCCTGGCTGGCTCCCTGGCACTGGTCACCTGCAAGGAGCCGCTGAGGCTGGCCTGCCATGAGTCCCTTCGACTGGCACTGCAGCAGCACAGGACAAAGGACAGCAATGACCAGATTTTGATCGAACAGATAGTCCAGGTTTTGACCAACGACAACCTAATGGTCATCAGCCAAATAGTGACAAAGGCGGTCGTCGAGCGGGCTTCAAAGCTGTTTGAAGATTTTTTCCCCTCCGAACCCCAGCCTTTTGGGGAGGTACCAATCAAGCTTCCTCCCTACCTACAGCTGTCCAACCCCCCCTCCCCGGCCCAGCTCAACGTCTACAGACACCTCGTATCTGAGGCCGAGGCCGAAGGGGCGGACGCGGCGCCAGAGCAGCAGGAGCCATCTCTCCGGGCCCAGGACGCGGTGCAGGCCGGTATTCGGGCCAGGGGGGAGGGGGACGCGGCGCAGGCCGCCGCCATTGGCGGCCCTCTCTACGAGCTGTCGTTCGACAGCGAGCTGGTGGCACACCTTTTACTGCTGTACTACAGGGCCGAGGACGAGGTAATGGCCCGGCAGGGCGGCGAAGCGGGGCCGCAAGCGCAGGACGTGGTCCGACTGATTGTCGACGGGCTGCCGCAGGGGCTCATCGCGTCTCTGGCGGAGGGGCTCGGGGATTCTTCAGCCCCGGCGAAGCAGGACATTTGCGAGGGGCTGTTGGGTCTTTTTTGCAGCTCGTTTTGGGGCTTCCAGCCCCGCGCCAAGCTGGCGACCCAGGCCGAGCCGGGCGGGCCCCCGCGGCGCACCGGCGGCGCCTTGGACGTAAGCCAGATAGCCGCGGGCCAGCAGCTGTTCCAGCGCATGATAAGGCGCTGGACAGCCCTGTGCCGTGATCCCATGATAAACACCCAAGGCACCCGCCTGGGGTACGTGTGGACCAAGTTTGACGAGAAGATGAGGCTATCATCCGCGATGGAGCGGCTGGGCAGGCCCGAGTTTTACAGGAGCCTCTTGCCTTGCGTCCCCGAGTCGGACTTTGACTGTCTGATCAAGCTGGTGCAGGGGATCGACCTGTTAGAGAAGCTCAAGGTCCCGGCCAACCTGCGGGCGCTGGTGGACGCTGCCTGCGACGACGCCTTGAATGGGGGTTTGGAGGGTGGGCAGCAGCGGACCTGCAGACTGTTTTTACAGCTTATAGACGGGTATCTCGCCACGCCAACATCTTTGGGCCTCACCGCCGCCTCTTTGATTGCCCAGGCGCTTTTGCGCCTCTTTCCCCTGTCCTCTTCGGAGGCCCCCTCGACCCCCTTTGGCGGGTGGTACAAAGTCGCCTCCCACGCCCACCTCACGACCAAGCTTCTCTCTGCCCCCGCGCAATGGCCGCTTCTTTTCCAGCTCCTCAAGCGCATTATTATACACGACTCTGCCTTCAACGGCCTGGCCGCGGAGGACTCCGGCTCCCAGGTGGCCATGATTCTTTGCGACATTTCCATCGGCTGCCCAGAGTTTATCGTAAAGTACCACATGCCGTTGCTATCGCACCTGCCCCAGTCCCGCAGGGACCTTTGGAACCTGGTCACCTCTGCGGCCCCCAGGAACTCGGTCATCCCGGATCCGCGCGCCTGTGACGAGGTCGAGCTGTTGCCGGGGTCGTCTGTGGATGTAGATCGTCCGATATTTAGCACGCTTCTTCTGCACGGGCCGCTGCTGGCGGCCATTGAACAGTTCTTAAGGAAGGTTGCCGCGCCGATCGACGACATTCAGGAGTTTGACCTTCTCGTTACGATTCGCAATTCTTTCTATTCGCACCTGCATCGCCTCCACCTGAGGCACAGACCCGATCTGCTGGCGGGCTCTGATTTTAGCGAGGACTGCCTCGACTATACGTTAACCCTACAGCTGCTCTTCTCGCTCTTGTCCCTGCAGTATGAGCGGTCTAGCGACGAGTCCCTGCAGGCGCAGCTCAATTCCCTCGTGTTGTTCCTCCTCATGTCGACCGAGGGGAACGTGCGCAAATGGCTGATCAAGGCGCTGACCGCTTTTCTGCGGTATCCCAACAGGCAGACGCTGCACTTTTCTAAGCTCTATCAGTGGCTGGTGCTGGAGGGCAGGGACGGCCAGCTGGGCTTTGAGCTCGTGCACGAGGTGTACACTGCGCTGAGCTGCCCAAAGCCGCAGGCCTGGGGAGTTACGCTCGTCCTGCTGGAGGTCCTCAAGATGGATGTTAGGTCAATGGGCGCCTTCGCCAACAGGCAGGAGTTCTTGGAGCAGCTCTTTGCCCTAGTGCATAGGCTTTTTGGCGGCGACGTGCCGGGTGCCCACTGCGACCCCGCCTGGAACACTTGGAATGGCCCTCATTAG
- a CDS encoding Uncharacterized protein C18H10.09 (overlaps_old_locusTagID:BBM_III01300): MASKMESAFDEEIEALRISFGGNLKLTAHSSGDTIVTLDYYPYPNPSETVDKTQCIKYEITVSKDYLNGKPRADFVAKLNILNSDFTTADLDKLAKQFYIKSSIANNSDKPICNAIEHTNQAVKLLMDSKTTQSDSTDTKANMKGDWTIAEQKLLEGALERRNTKKNLDWEVIAEEVGSRSANECVARFKYCLEKVRSQSVPKPVPDSTINKISEHAYDAGGDKFEINCIDVTLIGIQSYRLNLLRAEVVCKRCTTSFIQSLKISDTEPRAGSGHTCTQCKSKSSFYLSPEICYLNSSKLGRSECLDCVIKDVLECDYWIVCEKCVETYSIHNLSQGCIKKVVCRNCFQTMHFGYQQVSLNDVILETTKRMPKTTIYTAKKAKEQAQTLNLKIGTPLPLNGTCKHYKKSFRWLRFPCCGQAFACDVCHDSETGHKCEMAKLMICGFCSTQQAFSNKPCRMCSKAPTGSSSSHWEGGKGCRNPVKLSRKDSRKYKLMGKK; encoded by the exons ATGGCATCCAAAATGGAATCTGCCTTTGACGAGGAGATTGAGGCGCTTAGAATAAGTTTTGGAGGGAATTTGAAGCTAACTGCGCACAGCAGTGGCGATACAATCGTTACCCTCGACTACTACCCCTATCCTAACCCATCTGAAACCGTGGATAAGACCCAGTGCATAAAGTATGAAATTACAGTGTCAAAAGATTATCTTAATGGCAAGCCGAGGGCCGATTTTGTGGCCAAACTCAACATACTTAACTCTGATTTTACAACCGCGGACTTGGACAAACTTGCCAAACAGTTTTATATCAAATCATCCATAGCAAATAACTCTGACAAGCCCATTTGCAACGCCATAGAACATACCAACCAGGCAGTCAAATTACTCATGGACAGCAAGACGACACAGTCGGACAGTACTGACACTAAGGCCAATATGAAGGGCGATTGGACCATAGCTGAGCAAAAACTATTGGAGGGTGCCTTAGAACGTAGAAATACAAAGAAGAATTTGGATTGGGAAGTTATCGCGGAAGAAGTGGGATCGAGGAGCGCCAATGAATGCGTAGCCAGGTTCAAATATTGCCTGGAAAAAGTAAGATCTCAATCGGTTCCTAAGCCCGTACCAGATTCCActataaacaaaatttccGAACACGCATATGATGCTGGTGGGGATAAGTTCGAGATCAATTGTATTGATGTAACTCTTATTGGCATACAATCGTATCGACTTAACTTGCTTAGAGCCGAAGTTGTGTGTAAGCGATGCACAACTTCATTTATACAATCCCTAAAGATTTCTGATACAGAACCACGTGCTG GTAGCGGACACACTTGCACTCAGTGTAAATCTAAGAGTTCCTTTTACTTATCCCCAGAAATTTGTTACCTGAATAGCTCAAAATTGGGTAGATCAGAATGCCTTGATTGTGTTATAAAG GATGTTCTAGAGTGTGATTACTGGATTGTGTGTGAAAAATGCGTTGAAACGTATTCAATCCATAATTTATCTCAGG GCTGCATCAAGAAGGTTGTCTGCAGGAATTGCTTCCAAACCATGCATTTCGGTTACCAACAGGTATCACTCAATGATGTGATACTTGAAACAACCAAACGAATGCCAAAGACAACAATTTACAC TGCAAAAAAGGCGAAGGAGCAAGCGCAAACATTGAACCTAAAGATCGGGACCCCTTTACCGCTAAATGGCACCTGCAAACACTATAAAAAGTCGTTTCGCTGGTTACGTTTCCCTTGCTGCGGCCAGGCCTTCGCTTGCGACGTGTGTCACGACTCTGAAACCGGACACAAATGTGAAATGGCAAAGCTTATGATTTGCGGATTTTGCTCCACCCAGCAGGCATTCTCGAACAAGCCTTGCCGAATGTGCAGCAAAGCTCCGACTGGGAGCAGTTCTTCTCACTGGGAG GGTGGTAAGGGGTGCCGAAACCCAGTGAAGTTGAGCAGGAAGGACTCTAGAAAGTATAAACTGATGGGGAAGAAGTAG
- a CDS encoding hypothetical protein (overlaps_old_locusTagID:BBM_III01305): MALSLMKVSSLRLLFSLVMWINNEISFAHGLGNVYVGQQINPHMLRSPSKIEGNTQKFSKPYKTVTNGPGFDAGYYQQIKGISYPAFENKSTDTNMGINGDSVAICEQIFKNQHFKRFCSDQKMMERYMQIHYNGTRLQAEVPYENSVNTTSVGVDPNNEVIVRPIDKHTLKEAQDYLWEIVCTKAIALSCSKILE; the protein is encoded by the exons ATGGCACTATCATTAATGAAAGTTTCCTCCCTTCGTCTCCTATTCTCCCTAGTAATG TGGATAAACAATGAGATTTCATTTGCCCATGGGCTAGGAAATGTATATGTAGGTCAACAAATAAATCCACATATGCTGCGATCTCCCTCCAAAATCGAAGGAAATACGCAGAAATTCAGTAAACCGTACAAGACCGTCACCAATGGACCCGGTTTCGATGCTGGTTATTACCAACAAATAAAGGGCATAAGTTATCCCGcttttgaaaataaatcGACTGACACCAATATGGGCATAAATGGTGATTCCGTTGCGATATGCGAGCAAATATTCAAGAACCAACACTTCAAAAGGTTCTGCAGTGATCAAAAAATGATGGAAAGGTATATGCAAATACATTACAATGGCACAAGATTGCAAGCCGAAGTGCCATATGAAAACAGCGTTAATACGACGTCAGTTGGTGTAGATCcaaataatgaagttaTCGTTAGACCCATTGACAAACACACTTTGAAGGAGGCACAGGATTATCTCTGGGAAATTGTCTGTACCAAGGCTATAGCACTTTCTTGTAGCAAAATCCTAGAATAA
- a CDS encoding hypothetical protein (overlaps_old_locusTagID:BBM_III01305;~overlaps_old_locusTagID:BBM_III01310;~overlaps_old_locusTagID:BBM_III01315), producing MIEYLDIFNRSKQLLMAKGYEFVKHCEVGEVSESTPGLNQISCHIYSEISRFIDPSIASPEFNSLLSDFIAASFSDLKSIPLVMDNFLSEINNATDGFDRDVFYKRCHILVKISFLMATFWALAFDQKLDTLIGLKIDRTNNNLKHNMLCMITDIRTANRNAMQYLGGGFKLRNLYSVYSEEQACRNMKSKYILDWLNELIEHEKNYEFKWWPTLSQSLNLDINNTTHNGVLKILNNEMKQRMNETEKLRLTENETKKVNEKHKALINSIGKFKNEVSAICKSLENVEKGISDYI from the exons ATGATTGAATATTTGGACATATTTAATAGGTCTAAGCAATTACTCATGGCAAAGGGTTACGAATTTGTGAAACATTGCGAAGTTGGTGAAGTGAGTGAGTCAACACCAGGTTTGAATCAAATTTCTTGTCATATTTATAGTGAAATTAGTAGGTTTATAGACCCTTCAATCGCATCTCCGGAGTTTAATTCGTTATTATCTGATTTTATCGCAGCCAGTTTTTCAGATTTGAAGAGTATCCCATTAGTaatggataattttttatcagAAATAAACAACGCAACTGATGGGTTTGATCGTGATGTTTTTTATAAGAGATGCCATATTTTGGTAAAAATATCCTTTCTAATGGCCACCTTTTGGGCACTTGCATTTGATCAAAAATTGGATACACTTATAggattaaaaattgatcgCACAAACAA caatttgaAGCATAACATGCTCTGCATGATTACTGATATACGAACCGCTAACAGGAATGCAATGCAGTATTTGGGCGGCGGGTTTAAACTACGCAATTTGTATAGCGTATATAGCGAAGAACAGGCATGCCGTAACATGAAgtcaaaatacatattagACTGGCTCAACGAACTGATCGAACACGAGAAG AACTACGAATTCAAGTGGTGGCCCACATTGTCCCAATCGCTCAACCTcgatataaataacaccACGCATAATGGTGTACTTAAGATACTAAATAATGAGATGAAACAAAGAATGAATGAAACGGAGAAACTAAGACTAACTGAAAATGAGACTAAGAAG GTTAACGAGAAGCACAAAGCCCTCATAAATTCCATCggtaaatttaaaaacGAAGTTTCTGCGATATGCAAGTCACTAGAAAATGTGGAAAAGG GCATAAGTGATTATATATGA
- a CDS encoding DnaJ protein, putative (overlaps_old_locusTagID:BBM_III01315): MDDCGWSISFNAKNALQYGDSDASGFPMRFSQILLHCFIGSVMTRFTLCPPFATNNFKKYVGITICGMVSSFLLWMELDVGKTLYDDLKLTPRASKPEIDFVYARFIANEGIDHVTAEKARYAHSILTDDKSREYYSKYGDLFNDDSTDSIILNAITLAFSRQMIVYSIGYFFTYSKYLKFSRQLFFIYNILAFGLVLELRLVKGNGSFSGTHLFEGILRFQIIELIHSIFPSIFTLCCMISCLVFVDDQQEIISMMKGSMSTEKVLLDKISQLESINNSKMESPHDYSEQIVEDVKNLVETMNDSQKGSFERILKHIAGSRRVKLPKRQIWYKSGPIYIFLWALVYVFWQSLSH; this comes from the exons ATGGATGATTGTGGGTGGTCGATTTCTTTTAATGCAAAAAATGCTTTACAATACGGTGACAGTGACGCCAGTGGCTTCCCCATGAGATTTTCCCAAATACTGCTGCACTGCTTTATAGGCTCGGTGATGACCAGGTTTACTCTATGTCCACCATTTGCCAccaataatttcaaaaaatacgTTGGGATAACTATCTGTGGAATGGTTTCATCTTTTCTATTATGGATGGAGTTGGACGTGGGTAAAACGCTTTATGatgatttaaaattgacCCCCAGAGCATCAAAGCCTGAAATTGACTTTGTATATGCTAGATTTATAGCTAAT GAAGGAATAGATCACGTCACGGCGGAAAAGGCCAGGTATGCCCATAGCATACTCACCGACGACAAGTCTAGGGAGTACTACAGCAAATACGGAGATTTGTTTAACG ATGACTCAACAGATTCAATCATCTTGAATGCCATAACACTAGCTTTCTCGAGACAAATGATCGTATACTCAATTGGTTACttttttacatattcaaaatacCTAAAGTTCTCTAGACAATTATTCttcatatacaatatattggCATTCGGTTTGGTGCTAGAATTGAGATTAGTCAAGGGGAATGGATCATTTTCTGGGACTCATCTTTTTGAAGGAATTTTAAGATTCCAAATCATAGAACTAATACATTCAATCTTCCCATCAATATTTACGCTTTGTTGCATGATATCGTGTCTTGTTTTCGTGGATGATCAACAAGAAATAATTTCTATGATGAAGGGATCTATGTCTACGGAAAAGGTGCTGCTTGATAAAATATCGCAACTTGaatcaattaataactCCAAAATGGAATCTCCCCATGATTATTCCGAGCAAATTGTGGAAGATGTTAAG AATCTGGTGGAGACCATGAATGATAGTCAAAAAGGGTCATTTGAAAGAATTCTTAAGCACATAGCCGGGTCCCGTCGAGTCAAGCTGCCGAAAAGACAAATTTGGTACAAGTCTGGACCGATTTACATCTTTCTATGGGCACTAGTATATGTTTTCTGGCAATCACTCAGTCATTAA
- a CDS encoding hypothetical protein (overlaps_old_locusTagID:BBM_III01320) yields the protein MFSHRPASKANLPLIILIGTLGGVSIGLSLGIQSYGFDVLSQVFEWYQDNDDDTISFYKTMLSVMYIVGIVTSSLFFWLIKLNVRDMICIGHVIALTGSFIASVSFEIFSLGTGMFFIGLAYPFLNYSPFYIIEALSGCQKYIPLHHVGIGFGILISALSSSYFVAYDHFSASMLVKSVWRLLFLLPCFNSIFAIGLIANFANSTDTVRGTPEELKSYKSMKYPEKNILEYVKYSGNIINLVYICFYSIFANAGFLFLSVIFSDDFISSLSPDYFLYYHVLFVFSICVLSVALFYLQNIHHHATHIIHVILQTSIIVLSAVYRGLYSKDNDNVYLKYTLACIYILAYISGDGPLLYKFFFRVDMFAYQKTFLSICNVLSWGGASLVYVLGSTRFSDLVQCFIGIMIGFSTFSIIFSTLLHYNVNFIGKCKLTNGSKSAKM from the coding sequence ATGTTTTCTCACAGACCTGCGTCAAAGGCAAATTTGCCACTAATAATCTTGATAGGAACTTTGGGTGGAGTATCTATAGGGTTGAGTCTAGGAATCCAGTCCTATGGGTTTGATGTTTTGTCACAAGTATTCGAATGGTACCAGGACAATGATGATGATACTATTTCCTTCTACAAAACTATGTTATCAGTTATGTACATAGTGGGAATAGTAACttcatcattatttttCTGGTTAATTAAACTCAATGTTAGAGACATGATCTGTATTGGCCACGTTATTGCTTTAACAGGCTCGTTTATTGCATCAGTTTCTTTCGAAATATTTTCACTTGGCACGGGGATGTTTTTCATTGGGCTTGCGTATCCATTTTTAAACTACTCTCCCTTTTATATCATAGAAGCGCTCTCGGGTTGCCAAAAGTATATTCCTCTTCATCATGTTGGTATTGGttttggaattttaatATCAGCTCTATCATCTTCTTACTTCGTCGCATATGACCACTTCAGTGCATCGATGTTGGTTAAGTCGGTGTGGCGTTTGTTGTTCCTGTTGCCATGTTTCAACAGTATATTCGCCATTGGTTTGATCGCCAACTTTGCCAATTCTACTGATACTGTGAGAGGTACGCCTGAGGAACTGAAGAGTTATAAAAGCATGAAATATCCTGAGAAGAACATATTGGAGTATGTTAAATATTCTGggaatattattaatttggtgtatatatgtttttaCTCCATTTTTGCCAATGCAGGgtttttatttttgtcTGTGATATTTTCTGACGACTTCATTTCATCACTTTCCCCTGACTACTTTTTATACTATCACGTACTTTTCGTCTTTTCTATCTGTGTATTGTCGGTCGCTTTATTTTACTTACAAAACATTCACCATCACGCTACTCACATAATACACGTCATATTACAAACCTCGATTATCGTCCTTTCAGCAGTTTACAGAGGATTGTATTCTAAAGATAATGATAATGTCTATTTAAAATACACGCTGGCTTGCATTTATATTCTCGCCTACATTTCCGGCGACGGGCCTCTTCTTTATAAGTTTTTCTTCAGGGTTGATATGTTTGCTTACCAGAAGACCTTTCTCAGCATCTGCAATGTACTTTCTTGGGGCGGGGCATCTCTAGTTTACGTTTTGGGATCCACGCGTTTTAGCGATTTAGTACAATGCTTTATTGGCATTATGATCGGTTTTTCGACATTTTCTATCATATTTTCAACCCTTCTACACTATAATGTTAATTTCATTggtaaatgtaaattgaCGAACGGATCTAAATCTGCgaaaatgtaa
- a CDS encoding hypothetical protein (overlaps_old_locusTagID:BBM_III01325) has protein sequence MPKKNKLGNKNQPRNDGDFEGEWNEEVAESSIEDGSMSMSPDFPLYGNCTMNVGDSNDLHIYVNCKSDEDSSFLDNDFDNGMLLLNENESKNKSSSLCIKIFVMAWIIILILCVIFREKIGNVIKMFANKVSKLGPISFLYYILALSACFPVFMPIELMESFN, from the exons ATGCCGAAGAAAAACAAATTAGGCAATAAAAACCAGCCTCGCAATGACGGGGATTTTGAAGGAGAGTGGAATGAGGAAGTGGCTGAGTCCTCCATTGAAGATGGGTCCATGTCCATGTCGCCTGACTTCCCCTTATACGGCAACTGTACAATGAATGTTGGCGATAGCAATGATCTACACATCTATGTCAACTGCAAATCGGATGAAGATTCATCTTTTTTAGATAATGATTTTGATAACGGCATGTTGCTACTCAATGAAAATGAGAGTAAAAACAAGTCCTCTAGTTTATGTATTAAGATTTTTGTCATGGCATGGATTATTATACTGATTTTATGTGTGATATTTAGGGAGAAAATAGGGAATGTGATTAAAATGTTCGCAAATAAG GTTTCGAAATTGGGCCCTATATCCTTCCTATACTACATCCTAGCTCTATCCGCATGTTTCCCTGTCTTCATGCCAATTGAACTCATGGAAAGTTtcaactaa